A stretch of the Candidatus Paceibacterota bacterium genome encodes the following:
- a CDS encoding response regulator, with amino-acid sequence MSNPITPIVPAEKIHILLADDDEMTLRLFSSYLVEAGYEVIHARDGNEAREMARRLHPDVLLTDNRMPVIEGLTLISTLHHEKETMDLPCILLTNDDLSLEAEKVINEIGALYVPKAEFKTHIWSALETCLHKIGKEIPGPAKEFTANLLGKQ; translated from the coding sequence ACCTATTGTTCCAGCAGAGAAGATACATATATTGCTTGCTGATGATGATGAGATGACCTTGCGCCTGTTTAGTTCATATCTTGTCGAGGCGGGGTATGAGGTCATTCACGCGCGCGACGGCAATGAGGCTCGTGAAATGGCGAGGCGTTTGCATCCTGACGTACTCTTGACCGACAATCGTATGCCGGTCATTGAAGGACTTACATTAATCTCCACGCTTCACCACGAGAAGGAGACAATGGATTTGCCTTGCATCTTGCTCACTAATGACGACCTTTCGCTCGAAGCGGAAAAGGTAATCAATGAGATTGGGGCTCTTTATGTACCGAAAGCAGAATTTAAGACGCACATCTGGTCAGCACTTGAGACTTGTTTGCATAAGATTGGGAAGGAAATTCCAGGTCCTGCGAAGGAATTCACTGCGAACTTGCTTGGAAAACAGTAG